TGAAGAACATAAACTTTTTTAAATAAAAGAAAACCCCGAAGaaaaaatatgaaaaagaaaATCAGAAAAATAATAATGAGCAAAATGTAAATAGTAAAACAAAAAAAACCCATAATATAAGAAGTAAACCAGTAGATAAGCAACATGAAAGAAAGGAAAACAAATGACCTGTTTAGGACCTTCTAGAACCTATATAAACCAGGTAAACATTTTGTCGGGTTGACTGGCTGACCAACATTCCGTTGGTCCGATGGCAACATTTAGTGGCAATGAGTGACAAATTTTACTGGTGTACACTACCACTTAAAGTATAACCGGTTAAGGTCCCTTTGGATTGAAGAATTTTTGTGGAATTTTGGATTTGAATCCTAAGGAAGACCATTGAATCATAGGATTGTAGTTCTTAAATTCCTATGGAATCCATTTCCATGCCCCTCATTCCATAGGTATATCAACATAAGCTCAAACCCCTTTTAATTTTTCTTTGGAGAAGCCCGATGCATCTTCACACACTATCTCCCTGTTCTCTCTTCTCGATCCTCTAAAGCTCCTGTGTTTTCCCCGTGCACCATCCATTGACACTCATTGTACGATTCTGCGTTTTGGCATTCCACGGGATTTTATGTGaaaggagacgttcccgtcgactacGACAACGTCTGTGGCGATTTCGTCGATCTCAAGATGATGTCCTGCCTTAGTCTTTCGGATGTACTCATAAAGGTAGGGTGTGCGTGCGTGCATTCACGGGTGCTGTATGTGGGTATGTATGAGCGCCTGCGTCTATATCGTGTTCAAAAAAATCCTGCATTTTTCTAtctttttttttgagaatcaCGTTTTTCTATCTATATATCTTCATATTACAAATTTTTTGTAAGAGGCATGGCGGTAAGCCCAGTTGGCCCACAACGGCCGAGGTCAGGGTCCAGGGGGAGAGCTCCTAAAGGGCGCCTTCAGCGCCCGTTTGAGGTACTGGCGCCAACGCGCCCTCGAACTAGGCCGGCCCAAGTCGCCTCGTTCGCATCTCCCGGGTAGATCGCCTCGTTCGCTGCTCGCGCACAGATCGTCTCATTCCGTCGATCGCGGTTGATCGGTCGACAGTTGACCGGTCAACCGTTGACTCTTGAAAAAGGAAAATATCGAAAAATCCGAAAAAATTAAAAATCTCGCAAATTCGaaaatgttcatgaatgaaagaaaaGTTCACAAACTTAAAAAAAATAGTTCACGAAtttctaaaaaatgttcatccatcaagaaaagttcatcaattttagaaaaagttcatcgaatttgataAAAAGGTTCACCGGTTTGAAAAAAGTACATtggttttgaaaaaaaagtacgcaaaattcaaaaaaagttcacgaatttaaCAACCAGTTCATCGAATTGGAAAAAAAGTTCACCGacttcaaaaaaagttcatcgaatttaaaaaaagttcaccgattttgaaaaaaagttcaccgGTTTCTAAAAAACGTTCATCCAATTAGAAAAAAAAATCATTCAGAAAATCCGGTGAACATTTTGCGTCGAATTAGAAAaagagaaaagaagaagaagaaataaaacGAAAATAAAAAAAGAACTGGCAAGAATAAAAGAGGGAAGAAGTTACGCAGTATCACGGAAAGTTTAGTGGCTGGGGTTGTTAGTGCGTTTTGTACTGAATCCCGGCGGCGCGGGTTCGAATCCTACCTGGGCCTTTCCCTTTTTGCGCTCCATAAAACTGAAATGGGCTGGCCCATCGTGGAGGCGGGGGTATGCGCCCTGTACTAATAAACCTATATCGGGCACTGAGGGCGCCGTATAGGATTTGCGGTCTAGGGGCGTGCGCAATCCGGACTCCCGAGCCGGATCAGAGACAGAGAACGCAACTGAGAGTTCAAAGACCCGCGATCCCGGCCGACTCGGTACCCGGATGAGAAGCTATAAATAACCCCGTTCCCgcttagttcaccacaatcaaaCAGCCTCCGCCACACATCGACATCCATAGATAGCTTGGAGGCGATGGACTTCAGCAAGTCGGATCTCGCGGAATCGAAGGGTGCGGTGACGGAAGCCGAGAAGGCGCCGGAGGCTGGAGCCAGCGAGAAGGGGAGAGTGATCGTCTTCAAGAACGGGAAGAAGATGGAGCTGGTCAGACAGGAGTACATCAACTCGCTCATGGCGCTCCCGCCCCGCAAGCCCATCCGCCCGGTCGACCACGAGCGTATCGACAGCTGGACCGCCGTCGACCCTGAGATCCGGGAGGCTTACCGCCGTTCCGCCGTCACCCTCTTCAAGTCCCTGCAGGCGGCGCGGGACTGCGAGGACGACATCCTTCGGCAGTATGAAGCCACGGGACAGGCCTTTGTTGAGTATAAAGAGGACAACGAGGACGATGATAAAGTCGTGGGACAGGCCTTTGTCGAGTATGACGACGATGACGATGACAAGGAGCTCTAGATCTAGTTACTGATGTTATCGTTAACTGCTGTAGTTGTTGATGGGACTCTGTTGTGTAtgtaaaaaacgttcttatattataggacggagggagtagttgtttaAAAAAGATTATGAAATATATTTTGAACTGCTTAAACGTCATATATTTGGTGTCCACAGGCTCATGCAAGACTGAACTGGGCCCAACAGCGCTTCAGCTTGAAATGTGCATGAACTAGCTTGCAAACAGATCGAACATAAAATACACCATGATCGCCTGAAAGACTTGTATAGTATACCACAGGTTAAAAGAGAACACATAGCAACATTGCCGATAATTGAACATTGTTGCTGCCAATTCAGCATCGGTTCGCTGACACCAGGTGCCCGCAAGAACCAACGAAAGGAGAACTAGAAATCCATCCACAGATGGAACTTTACTGTAGCTTTATTTGTGCAACTTAAATAGACGTTACGGGCTCATAACCTTCGAACAGCAAAATCCTTTCAAAGAACCGCTCCCATGTCAAAGTACCGACCCAGCAGCGAAGCCACTGACGGTCACTCCTTTTTCCCGATTCCGTGAGACATGTTGTAGACACCACGACCCTGTTCACACAACAAGATACGGGTCACCGGCTAAACGGAAACAAGAGCAGAAAAAACAATTACAATCATGATCGTGAACACATAAAGCTCCAAACTTACAATCATGAACAGGCTCAAGGCAGCGAGCGCAAGGGGGATGCCGACGGAGGTGATCGCATCGTAACGCCCTTTCAGATGAGTGTGCTTGCTCAAGCTCTGGAAATACTGCTGCTCCTTAAAAAGCCTCTCACGCGGCAAAAACGGTGGTTCTGTCATCTGCATTAGTGCATCACAAGAAAAGAAACTAAGACTGCATGTGGCAAGGTGGAAAAAAAGAGAGTGGCAAATCTTTGGAGAGAACTGAGCAGTGTAAACGGGTATATATAATCATTGATATGAAGGGCTGGGCTGTAAGATGTAAACATAGAAATATAATCGAGAATCAGCACTGGATTGTTGGCCTCTGGCCTTAAATCGCTCTGCTGACTTAACTTTTACTCCGTAAATCTTAAAAAAACTTCTATTAGTTCTTAATCGCTTTCCTCGGTGTTAGTTGTATAGGTCAAACCCCCTGACCCAGCTCTCTAGCACGTCCTCGTGCATGATCCTACGATCACCCGCACGATCTCACCGGCGCGCTGCGCCCCCCTCTGTACATGTAAACCTATATATACATGCGATCATACGCAGGCACCACTCAAGGTGGCAAGCCCATTCATTCACTTCTCCATATGGTATCAGACGCTGGATATTTCTTCCGTCTCTAGACCTCTTCCGCTGCCCTCTCTCCTCCCCA
The sequence above is a segment of the Aegilops tauschii subsp. strangulata cultivar AL8/78 chromosome 6, Aet v6.0, whole genome shotgun sequence genome. Coding sequences within it:
- the LOC109783126 gene encoding uncharacterized protein: MQMTEPPFLPRERLFKEQQYFQSLSKHTHLKGRYDAITSVGIPLALAALSLFMIGRGVYNMSHGIGKKE